One segment of Ascochyta rabiei chromosome 7, complete sequence DNA contains the following:
- a CDS encoding inositol hexakisphosphate and diphosphoinositol-pentakisphosphate kinase, which produces MESHLPLSRTTSTSTSSTSTSTAPWQPSSGPKARPSEPEEQLLSPLGTAALAPVHPAVHPAALPAVHPAVHPAALPAVHPAALPAVHPAALPAVHPAVLPARRPSKASESLLDYFGRNNGFAVEEELNDATNDATALAAARSPCSLSASEARSRSDVEENRSRHLSFSSLYSLGSAIYANTRGPSWSGRSSLIGSEPDAKMSEPAAPHGTGTTATSSLSVTTQSQHGSLGPKPSPTQLLFPHEQADVQHAPPCSSNPTANSNANPNPGTDSNTVTSPTNPTAASPPPFSSPASIGMREPKKPCRGIIGVCALESKARSKPARNIFGKLVDDFEVKIFGDKIILDEDVENWPVCDFLISFFSDGFPLDKAIAYVRLRKPFCVNDLPMQQVLWDRRLCLSILDKLNVPTPKRIEVNRDGGPKLPSADFAKQLYDRTGVALLGPADGTGGGLPPPKRIEMMDDGDTLFVDGQTLTKPFVEKPVSGEDHNIHIYFHTKDGAGGRRLFRKINNKSSEKDESLAVPRSITEPDTSYIYEQFLQVDNAEDVKAYTVGPTFCHAETRKSPVVDGLVKRNPSGKEVRYVTKLSDTEAAMASKISEGFGQRVCGFDLLRAGDKSYVIDVNGWSFVKDNGDYYDKAANILRDMFLTEIQRKQRKDAAQSAAVDAQDERNGASRKSVSSHRHALKGLFKSPTSPSFEKPDFTAVLGPPTAGTLPPAPASEPDLLPPPAVREEEYMLEPERSRSEDHQAPVPPPASKAQWKLKGVVSVIRHADRTPKQKFKYTFHSQPFVDLLKGHQAEVLLIGEPALQSVSDAVKLALDEKREDPRKLRELQLYLGKKGPWPGTKVQIKPMFRKRRKDEFLPGESPPDESPERQRQGSTSSLLRDAGNESSNETDPERLKNRSDSMSGVTLSRITAQDNNMVLDKLQLIIKWGGEPTHSARHQTQDMGANLRNDLLLMNRDVLDDVHIFSSSERRVTTSAQIFGASFLDKDQYPAEQIHVRKDLLDDSNAAKDVMDKVKKRLKTLLRAGDKAPPQFAWPKDVAEPYIVVRQVVALIKFHQRVMNHNFKKIESEAMSSLSAIASPPAADGAPGQSKHTSVNHIQSRWCCNEGPELFKERWEKLFKEFKDADKVDPSKISELYDTMKFDALHNRPFLEWVFTPDDTFTDDDAIPEPPRQKTSDEPAAAEGKPEIKEGSAEKPHERGSIARRMGFRRPSEIAVKPAVPPSYANESYFKLYTGMGNAASKARMDARLVKLREMYHLCKVLFDYIGPQEYGIESEEKLEIGLLTSLPLLKEIVGDLEELQASDTPKCFFYFTKESHIYTLLNCILEGGIKTKIERNAIPELDYLSQINFELYESENASTDDAPHTFNYSIRITLSPGCHAFAPLDVQLDSRHMIGFSPRRSLTAHQDWKEVLETLRAKFHTVKLPKSFVAIDLSEKEAFERRLNGNGSGSGQTKENLDPEAVERGRSEERRASADADEPSTELPPPALDA; this is translated from the exons ATGGAGTCGCATCTTCCGCTGTCGCGCACGACGTCAACGTCGACGTcgagcaccagcaccagcaccgcgCCCTGGCAGCCATCGAGCGGCCCAAAGGCCAGGCCCAGCGAGCCCGAGGAGCAGCTGCTCTCGCCGCTGGGCACCGCAGCACTCGCGCCCGTGCACCCCGCCGTGCACCCCGCCGCCCTGCCCGCCGTGCACCCCGCCGTGCACCCCGCCGCCCTGCCCGCCGTGCACCCCGCCGCCCTGCCCGCCGTGCACCCCGCCGCCCTGCCCGCCGTGCACCCCGCCGTCCTGCCCGCGCGCCGCCCGTCCAAGGCGTCGGAGAGCCTGCTGGACTACTTTGGCCGGAACAACGGGTTTGCGGTCGAGGAGGAGCTGAACGATGCGACCAACGATGCGACCGCCTTGGCGGCAGCGCGGTCCCCATGCTCCTTGTCCGCCTCGGAAGCTAGGTCGCGGTCTGACGTCGAGGAAAACCGATCGCGGCACCTTTCCTTTTCTTCGCTGTACAGCCTAGGCTCCGCCATCTACGCAAACACTCGCGGCCCTTCTTGGAGCGGACGCAGCTCGCTCATCGGCAGCGAACCAGACG CAAAAATGTCCGAGCCCGCCGCGCCACACGGCACCGGCACCACCGCGACCTCGTCGCTGTCGGTGACCACGCAAAGCCAACATGGATCGCTGGGGCCCAAGCCCTCTCCCACCCAGCTGCTCTTTCCCCACGAGCAGGCTGATGTCCAGCACGCGCCCCCTTGTAGCTCCAACCCCACTGCCAACTCCAACGCAAATCCCAATCCTGGCACCGACTCCAACACCGTAACCTCGCCCACCAACCCCACCGCCgcctcgccgccgccctt CAGCAGCCCCGCCAGCATCGGCATGCGCGAGCCCAAGAAGCCCTGCAGAGGCATCATCGGCGTCTGCGCCCTCGAGTCCAAGGCCCGCAGCAAGCCCGCCCGCAACATCTTCGGCAAGCTGGTCGACGACTTCGAGGTCAAGATCTTTGGCGACAAGATCATCCTCGACGAGGACGTCGAGAACTGGCCCGTCTGCGACTTCCTcatctccttcttctccgaTGGCTTCCCCCTCGACAAAGCCATCGCCTACGTGCGCCTGCGCAAGCCCTTTTGCGTCAACGACCTGCCCATGCAGCAGGTCCTGTGGGACCGACGCCTGTGTCTCTCCATCCTCGACAAGCTCAACGTCCCCACCCCGAAGCGAATCGAGGTCAACCGCGACGGCGGCCCCAAGCTGCCCTCGGCCGACTTCGCCAAGCAGCTGTACGACCGCACCGGCGTCGCTCTGCTCGGCCCCGCGGACGGCACCGGCGGAGGCCTCCCGCCACCCAAGAGAATCGAGATGATGGACGACGGCGACACCCTCTTTGTAGACGGCCAGACGCTGACCAAGCCCTTTGTCGAGAAGCCCGTGAGCGGCGAGGACCACAACATCCACATCTACTTCCACACAAAGGACGGAGCCGGCGGTCGAAGGCTGTTCCGCAAGATCAACAACAAGAGCTCGGAGAAGGATGAATCCCTCGCCGTGCCCCGATCCATCACCGAGCCAGACACCAGCTACATCTACGAGCAGTTCCTGCAGGTCGACAACGCCGAAGACGTCAAGGCCTACACCGTAGGCCCGACCTTCTGCCACGCCGAGACCCGAAAGTCGCCCGTCGTCGATGGCCTGGTGAAGCGCAACCCCAGCGGCAAGGAGGTTCGCTACGTGACCAAGCTCAGCGACACGGAAGCCGCCATGGCTTCCAAAATCTCAGAGGGCTTTGGTCAGCGCGTCTGCGGCTTCGACCTGCTGCGTGCCGGCGACAAGAGCTACGTCATCGACGTCAACGGTTGGAGCTTCGTCAAGGACAATGGCGACTACTACGACAAGGCGGCCAACATCCTCCGAGACATGTTCCTGACCGAGATCCAGCGCAAGCAACGCAAAGACGCCGCCCAGAGCGCCGCCGTGGATGCGCAGGACGAGAGGAACGGAGCGTCGAGAAAGAGCGTGTCGAGCCACCGCCACGCCCTGAAGGGGTTGTTCAAGAGTCCTA CTAGCCCCAGCTTCGAGAAGCCCGATTTCACCGCTGTGCTTGGCCCGCCCACGGCCGGCACGTTACCGCCTGCGCCCGCCTCGGAGCCAGACCTCTTGCCTCCGCCCGCCGTCCGAGAGGAGGAATACATGCTCGAGCCAGAGCGGTCGCGCTCCGAGGACCACCAAGCCCCCGTTCCTCCCCCGGCATCGAAAGCGCAGTGGAAGCTCAAGGGCGTCGTGTCCGTCATACGACATGCCGATCGCACACCGAAGCAGAAGTTCAAGTACACGTTCCACTCCCAGCCCTTTGTCGACCTGCTCAAAGGACATCAGGCTGAGGTCTTGTTGATTGGTGAACCGGCTCTGCAGAGCGTCAGCGATGCAGTCAAGCTCGCTCTGGACGAGAAGCGCGAGGATCCAAGGAAGCTCCGCGAGCTGCAGCTGTACCTGGGGAAGAAAGGTCCGTGGCCTGGCACCAAGGTGCAGATCAAGCCCATGTTCCGCAAGAGGAGAAAGGACGAATTCCTCCCCGGCGAATCCCCACCCGATGAGTCGCCcgagaggcagaggcagggCTCAACCTCCAGCCTGCTCCGAGACGCAGGCAACGAGAGCAGCAACGAGACGGACCCGGAGCGACTCAAGAACAGGAGCGACTCCATGTCTGGCGTCACCCTGTCCCGCATCACCGCACAAGACAACAACATGGTCCTCGACAAGCTGCAGCTGATCATCAAATGGGGCGGAGAGCCAACGCACTCGGCTCGCCACCAGACCCAGGATATGGGAGCGAACCTGCGCAACGATCTGCTGCTGATGAACCGCGACGTCCTCGACGACGTCCACATCTTCAGCAGCTCGGAGCGAAGGGTCACCACCAGCGCCCAGATCTTCGGAGCCTCGTTCCTCGACAAGGATCAGTATCCGGCTGAGCAGATCCACGTCCGCAAGGATCTCTTGGATGACTCCAACGCCGCAAAGGACGTCATGGACAAGGTCAAGAAGAGGCTCAAGACCCTGCTCCGCGCTGGCGACAAGGCACCACCCCAGTTTGCGTGGCCCAAGGACGTGGCGGAGCCCTACATTGTCGTTCGCCAGGTGGTCGCTCTCATCAAGTTTCATCAGCGGGTGATGAACCACAACTTCAAGAAGATCGAGTCCGAAGCCATGTCCTCTCTCAGCGCCATCGCCTCTCCACCCGCCGCCGACGGCGCTCCCGGACAGTCCAAGCACACGAGCGTGAACCACATCCAGTCACGTTGGTGCTGCAACGAAGGCCCGGAGCTGTTCAAGGAGCGGTGGGAGAAGCTCTTCAAGGAATTCAAGGATGCCGATAAGGTCGATCCTAGCAAGATCTCCGAGCTCTACGACACGATGAAATTCGATGCTCTGCACAACCGTCCCTTCCTCGAGTGGGTCTTCACCCCAGACGACACCTTCACGGACGACGACGCGATCCCCGAGCCTCCCAGGCAGAAGACGTCCGACGAGCCAGCTGCAGCCGAGGGGAAGCCCGAGATCAAAGAGGGCAGCGCCGAGAAGCCCCACGAGCGCGGCAGCATCGCCCGTCGCATGGGCTTCAGACGGCCCTCGGAGATCGCCGTGAAGCCCGCCGTACCTCCCTCGTACGCAAACGAGTCTTACTTCAAGCTCTACACCGGCATGGGCAACGCGGCCTCCAAGGCTCGGATGGATGCCCGCCTGGTCAAGCTCCGTGAAATGTACCACCTCTGCAAGGTACTCTTCGACTACATCGGTCCGCAAGAGTACGGCATCGAGAGCGAGGAGAAGCTGGAGATTGGCCTGCTCACCTCACTGCCGCTGCTCAAGGAGATCGTTGGCGACCTGGAAGAGCTGCAAGCATCGGATACGCCCAAGTGCTTCTTCTACTTCACAAAGGAATCGCACATCTACACCCTCCTCAACTGCATCCTCGAAGGCGGCATCAAGACGAAGATTGAGCGCAATGCTATTCCCGAGCTCGACTACCTCTCGCAGATCAACTTCGAGCTGTACGAGTCGGAGAATGCAAGCACAGACGATGCGCCGCACACATTCAACTACAGCATCCGCATCACCCTGTCACCCGGTTGTCACGCCTTTGCGCCCCTGGACGT CCAACTCGATTCCCGCCACATGATTGGCTTCTCGCCCCGCCGCAGTCTCACCGCACATCAAGACTGGAAAGAGGTCCTCGAGACGCTAAGAGCAAAGTTCCACAC TGTCAAGCTCCCCAAATCCTTCGTCGCCATCGACCTCAGCGAAAAGGAGGCCTTTGAGCGTAGGCTGAACGGGAACGGCAGTGGGAGTGGTCAGACCAAGGAGAACCTCGACCCCGAAGCTGTGGAGAGGGGACGCAGCGAGGAGCGACGAGCGAGTGCGGACGCCGATGAACCGAGCACGGAACTCCCGCCTCCTGCGCTAGATGCTTAG